From one Coriobacteriia bacterium genomic stretch:
- the heR gene encoding heliorhodopsin HeR, with amino-acid sequence MEGDQVANERQFRRLRSYNFVMGLFHLGQGIAIVALSNSFKLPITASFLAGPPGTPPGAPKVLFEVPLGLAVAAFIFLSALAHFIIVSPGVFDWYVKNLKRNRNYARWIEYSVSSSLMMVLIGLLPGVFDIAAIIAVFGANASMILFGLLMEHYEEPGRPNWMPFIFGCIAGIVPWLALGVYLWSPGSTVHAPGFVYAIFISMFLFFNSFAINMVLQYKKIGRWRDYIFGEYVYVLLSLVSKSLLAWLVFANTLIPT; translated from the coding sequence ATGGAAGGGGACCAAGTGGCTAATGAGCGGCAGTTCAGACGTCTGAGGTCATACAACTTCGTGATGGGCCTGTTTCATCTCGGGCAGGGTATTGCAATCGTCGCGCTCTCCAACAGCTTCAAACTGCCGATAACAGCCAGCTTCCTAGCAGGCCCTCCCGGTACGCCTCCGGGCGCGCCGAAGGTCCTCTTCGAGGTTCCGCTGGGGCTGGCGGTCGCGGCTTTCATATTCCTGTCGGCGTTGGCGCATTTCATCATCGTCTCACCAGGGGTCTTCGACTGGTACGTGAAGAACCTGAAACGCAATCGCAATTACGCCCGCTGGATCGAGTACTCGGTATCTTCGTCGCTCATGATGGTGCTCATCGGTCTGTTGCCGGGCGTCTTCGACATCGCGGCAATCATCGCGGTGTTCGGCGCCAACGCATCGATGATCCTCTTCGGCCTGCTCATGGAGCACTACGAAGAACCAGGCAGGCCCAATTGGATGCCGTTTATCTTTGGGTGTATCGCCGGAATCGTGCCTTGGCTTGCATTGGGCGTGTATCTCTGGAGCCCGGGTTCCACGGTACATGCGCCAGGCTTCGTCTACGCTATCTTCATTTCGATGTTCCTCTTCTTCAACAGTTTTGCGATCAACATGGTCCTGCAGTACAAGAAGATCGGCCGGTGGCGCGACTACATCTTCGGGGAGTACGTCTACGTCCTACTGAGTCTGGTCTCGAAGTCCTTGCTCGCTTGGCTGGTTTTCGCGAACACCCTGATACCGACGTAG
- a CDS encoding 4Fe-4S binding protein, whose translation MTYERSDRTAQKRSRWLRWGVLGVVLVGLTAIVTAHQYVSGFAKPPGVDALCPFGGIETLFSLLTGAGVIQRVAVSSVILLIGSLAIALVFRRSFCGQICPLGTLQGAFGSLGRRVFKNRPHIPPKVDRIARWLKYVVLAVFAIWTWRAAELVMRPYDPWAAWAHITSAELFTDLAVGVAVLGVSLVGSIVYDRFFCKYLCPMGAVLGVFSKISLFGIKRDADTCIGCKRCDKACPMNIIVSEADTVKSSECISCNECVNACPAAGALVIKAPRGRKASPLFMTGMVTLAIAALIAVTTMTGQFDWRLPSLAEAINASQTTSGSGGASTDPSSGVTSSFDTSLIKGSTSMQEIIDATGIPAAAFTDRWGVPASDLGKSMKDIKTKYVFEPEDVRLWVEEKLAK comes from the coding sequence ATGACCTACGAGCGTAGTGACCGCACAGCACAGAAACGATCGCGCTGGCTGAGGTGGGGCGTGTTGGGTGTCGTACTCGTCGGCCTGACCGCGATAGTCACGGCACATCAGTACGTGAGCGGCTTTGCCAAGCCTCCCGGAGTCGACGCTCTTTGCCCGTTTGGTGGAATTGAGACGCTCTTTTCCCTGTTGACGGGTGCGGGAGTCATCCAGCGTGTCGCGGTGAGTTCGGTGATCCTGCTCATTGGATCGCTCGCCATCGCTCTGGTCTTCCGCCGTTCCTTCTGCGGCCAGATTTGCCCGCTCGGCACCCTACAAGGAGCATTCGGCTCTCTGGGAAGAAGAGTGTTCAAAAACCGTCCCCACATACCACCGAAAGTGGATCGGATTGCGCGCTGGCTCAAGTACGTAGTGCTAGCCGTCTTCGCGATCTGGACTTGGAGGGCGGCCGAACTCGTCATGCGCCCCTACGATCCTTGGGCGGCTTGGGCGCACATCACGTCAGCGGAGCTCTTCACGGACCTGGCTGTTGGCGTTGCGGTGCTCGGCGTCTCTCTGGTCGGGTCCATTGTCTACGACCGCTTCTTCTGCAAGTACCTGTGCCCGATGGGTGCGGTGCTCGGCGTGTTCTCCAAGATCAGCCTCTTTGGCATCAAGCGTGACGCCGATACGTGCATCGGCTGTAAGCGCTGTGACAAGGCGTGCCCGATGAACATCATCGTCTCTGAGGCCGACACAGTGAAGTCGTCCGAATGCATTTCGTGCAACGAGTGCGTCAATGCGTGTCCTGCGGCTGGCGCGCTCGTCATCAAAGCGCCGAGAGGGCGCAAAGCCTCCCCACTGTTCATGACAGGCATGGTCACTCTGGCCATAGCCGCTCTCATCGCGGTAACGACAATGACAGGGCAGTTCGATTGGCGCTTGCCATCGCTTGCAGAGGCGATCAACGCCAGTCAGACGACCAGCGGGTCAGGAGGCGCTTCCACCGATCCTTCCAGCGGCGTTACCTCAAGCTTCGACACCTCTCTTATCAAGGGATCCACCTCGATGCAGGAGATCATTGATGCCACCGGTATTCCCGCGGCAGCATTCACGGATCGATGGGGTGTTCCGGCATCCGACCTCGGCAAGTCTATGAAGGACATCAAGACGAAATACGTTTTCGAACCCGAAGACGTGCGACTCTGGGTCGAGGAGAAACTGGCCAAGTAG
- a CDS encoding FMN-binding glutamate synthase family protein → MNLQCPSGNDATQTANRSKNVVPGSGLCSRCLDGCRGNCEVFKASFRGREVIYPGPFGEVTAGGDKDYPIDYSHLNIMGYALGAKGLAEGVEGNPDNTLFPMVDTETEFGYTNKVKMRTPIFTGALGSTEIARKNWENFAIGAAISGISIVCGENVCGIDPGLELSSKGKVTKAPDMERRVELFRRYQEDGYGDILVQMNVEDTRLGVAEYVVEKLGVTTMELKWGQGAKCIGGEIKVNNIERALELQARGYLVTPDPSDPAIQAAYKDGAIRQFERHSRLGFVDEESFYNEVQRLRDLGAQRVTLKTGAYPMRELAMAMKWASNAKIDLLTIDGAPGGTGMSPWRMMEEWGVPTFYLQSMANQLAEKLAQQGAYVPDIAIAGGFSTEDHVFKVLALGAPHTKAVCMGRALMIPGFVGKNIEVWMKEQDLPKSISAFGGTKEEIFVTYETLKAKYGAEVDKFPLGAIAVYTYSDKIRVGLQQLMSGSRNMRLDTISRSDLMALTRDASEVSGVPYVMDAYRDEAMRIIEG, encoded by the coding sequence ATGAATCTGCAATGTCCAAGCGGCAATGATGCAACACAGACGGCGAATCGCTCCAAGAACGTTGTTCCGGGCTCGGGTCTTTGTAGCCGCTGCCTTGACGGATGCCGCGGCAACTGCGAGGTATTCAAGGCTTCCTTTCGCGGTAGAGAGGTCATCTACCCGGGTCCGTTCGGCGAAGTGACGGCCGGCGGGGACAAGGATTACCCGATCGACTACTCGCACCTCAACATCATGGGATACGCCCTGGGAGCAAAAGGTCTTGCCGAGGGAGTGGAGGGCAATCCTGATAACACCCTGTTCCCGATGGTCGACACCGAAACCGAGTTCGGCTACACGAACAAGGTGAAAATGCGCACGCCGATCTTCACGGGCGCGCTCGGATCCACAGAAATCGCTCGCAAGAACTGGGAGAATTTCGCGATCGGCGCCGCGATCTCAGGAATCTCGATCGTGTGCGGCGAGAACGTTTGCGGCATCGACCCTGGCCTCGAGCTTAGCAGCAAGGGCAAGGTCACCAAGGCTCCCGACATGGAGCGCCGCGTCGAGTTGTTCCGCCGCTACCAGGAGGACGGCTACGGCGACATTCTCGTCCAGATGAACGTCGAGGACACCCGTCTCGGCGTTGCCGAGTACGTCGTCGAGAAACTCGGCGTGACTACGATGGAATTGAAGTGGGGACAGGGTGCCAAGTGCATCGGCGGCGAGATCAAAGTCAACAACATCGAGCGCGCCCTTGAACTGCAGGCACGCGGATACCTTGTGACGCCCGACCCATCCGATCCGGCCATTCAGGCCGCATACAAGGACGGCGCGATTCGTCAGTTCGAGCGTCACAGCCGCCTTGGTTTCGTTGACGAGGAGTCGTTCTACAACGAAGTCCAGCGCCTGCGCGATCTGGGAGCCCAACGGGTGACTCTCAAGACGGGCGCTTACCCGATGCGCGAACTTGCCATGGCCATGAAGTGGGCCAGCAACGCCAAGATCGACCTTCTCACCATCGATGGCGCGCCCGGCGGCACCGGCATGAGCCCGTGGCGGATGATGGAGGAGTGGGGCGTTCCGACATTCTATCTGCAGAGCATGGCCAACCAGCTCGCCGAGAAGCTTGCGCAACAGGGGGCCTACGTTCCCGACATCGCCATCGCGGGCGGGTTCTCCACCGAAGATCACGTGTTCAAGGTCCTGGCGCTTGGGGCACCGCACACCAAGGCGGTCTGCATGGGCCGGGCGCTGATGATCCCGGGGTTTGTCGGCAAGAACATCGAAGTGTGGATGAAGGAGCAGGACCTTCCGAAGTCCATCTCGGCATTTGGGGGCACGAAGGAGGAGATCTTCGTCACGTACGAGACCCTCAAGGCTAAGTACGGTGCGGAAGTCGACAAGTTCCCGCTGGGAGCGATCGCTGTCTACACGTATTCCGACAAGATCAGGGTCGGCCTCCAGCAGCTGATGAGCGGTTCACGCAACATGAGACTGGATACTATCAGTCGCAGTGATCTCATGGCCCTGACCCGGGATGCTTCCGAGGTCTCAGGGGTTCCCTACGTCATGGACGCCTATCGCGATGAGGCTATGCGCATAATCGAAGGCTAG
- a CDS encoding cation transporter, with amino-acid sequence MTTFLRGAGVGYSRVVGAGQGARRVRDIRRVLWVILILNIAVALAKLFWGIFTNSDAMQADGFHSLFDGASNVVGLVGMAFAARPADEDHPYGHSKYETYASALIAGMLVLAAYRIGSSAVAQIVGGGESPRVDVGSFVVMIGTLAVNIFVTTWERRVGKKLGSQILVADASHTGSDVLVSLGVIVSLVLVKFFHLPLADPIVALLVALAIVYTAWGVFKQASNTLSDSARIPVAEICAAVMKVPGVLGCHHIRTRGSEAEVYADLHIQVDSSKTVAEGHEIAETVERMLVESFDQIADAIVHLEPYDEYQQAKTAQEMPPS; translated from the coding sequence ATGACGACCTTTCTACGGGGGGCAGGCGTGGGGTATTCGCGTGTTGTTGGTGCCGGCCAGGGCGCGCGGCGCGTCAGGGACATCCGGCGCGTACTCTGGGTAATCCTGATTCTGAATATCGCGGTGGCGCTGGCCAAGTTGTTCTGGGGCATCTTCACCAACTCGGACGCCATGCAGGCCGATGGTTTCCATTCGCTTTTCGACGGGGCCAGCAACGTCGTGGGACTCGTGGGAATGGCGTTTGCGGCGCGTCCGGCCGATGAGGATCACCCCTACGGCCACAGCAAGTACGAGACGTATGCATCCGCTCTCATCGCCGGAATGCTCGTGCTCGCGGCCTATCGTATCGGCTCGAGCGCCGTCGCGCAGATTGTCGGGGGTGGCGAGTCCCCACGGGTCGATGTCGGTTCCTTCGTCGTGATGATCGGCACGCTTGCCGTGAACATCTTCGTCACCACATGGGAGCGGCGAGTCGGCAAGAAGCTCGGCAGCCAGATACTCGTTGCCGATGCGAGCCACACCGGCTCCGATGTCTTGGTCAGTCTCGGCGTCATTGTGTCGCTGGTGCTGGTGAAGTTCTTCCATCTGCCGCTGGCGGACCCGATTGTCGCGCTTCTGGTGGCGCTCGCGATCGTCTACACGGCATGGGGAGTATTCAAGCAGGCCAGCAACACACTCTCCGACTCGGCGCGCATTCCGGTTGCCGAGATCTGCGCTGCGGTCATGAAGGTTCCTGGGGTTCTGGGCTGCCATCACATCCGGACTCGCGGTTCCGAGGCAGAGGTGTACGCGGACCTGCACATCCAGGTCGACTCGTCCAAGACGGTGGCCGAGGGGCACGAGATCGCCGAGACGGTCGAGCGCATGCTGGTCGAGTCGTTCGACCAGATCGCCGACGCCATCGTGCACCTGGAGCCTTACGATGAGTATCAGCAGGCCAAGACGGCCCAAGAGATGCCGCCAAGTTGA
- a CDS encoding glutamine synthetase, which produces MPQQLRSDAIASIKGKDIEFIHLWFTDVLGFLKTFIITADELETAITEGMGFDGSSIQGFARIQESDMIALPDPTTLQILPWRQDGQLVATMFCDIVRPDGTPYEGDPRYVLKRVLKKAAEKGYTFYVGPELEYYYFKNDTSTELLDRGGYFDMTTRDLAVDLRKQTVRSLKDFGIRVEYSHHEVGPSQHEIDLRYDEALRMADAVMTYKIVVKEVAQLNGLYASFMPKPMFGEAGSGMHVHQSLFEGDRNAFHDPADEYHLSAAAKHYMAGLLHHAPAFSAVTNQWVNSYKRLVSGFEAPVYICWAHRNRSALVRVPMYKPGKEKATRIELRSPDPACNPYLAFAVMLAAGLDGIERKLELPAGVVDDVYEMTDSERTAHGIGQLPENLRSATDALESSELMRETLGAPVIDWLVRNQRMEWHQYRTRVTSWELESYLPLL; this is translated from the coding sequence ATGCCGCAGCAGCTTCGGTCAGATGCGATTGCGTCGATCAAGGGGAAGGACATCGAGTTCATTCACCTTTGGTTCACAGACGTTCTCGGCTTCCTGAAGACGTTCATCATCACTGCGGACGAACTCGAGACAGCCATCACTGAAGGTATGGGCTTCGATGGCTCGTCGATCCAAGGCTTCGCCCGTATCCAGGAGTCCGACATGATCGCGCTCCCCGATCCCACAACGCTTCAGATCCTGCCTTGGCGCCAGGACGGCCAGTTGGTGGCCACGATGTTTTGCGACATCGTGAGGCCCGATGGCACGCCGTACGAGGGTGATCCGCGCTACGTGCTTAAGCGCGTGCTGAAAAAGGCGGCCGAAAAGGGCTACACCTTCTACGTTGGCCCGGAGCTCGAGTACTACTACTTCAAAAATGACACGAGCACCGAACTGCTCGACCGGGGCGGCTATTTCGACATGACGACGCGCGATCTCGCGGTCGACCTGCGCAAGCAGACCGTGCGCTCTCTCAAAGATTTCGGCATTCGCGTTGAGTACAGCCATCACGAGGTCGGCCCCAGTCAACACGAGATCGACCTCCGCTATGACGAGGCCCTGCGAATGGCCGACGCCGTCATGACCTACAAGATCGTCGTCAAGGAAGTCGCACAACTCAATGGGCTGTACGCATCATTCATGCCCAAGCCGATGTTTGGCGAGGCGGGCAGCGGAATGCACGTACACCAGTCGCTTTTTGAGGGAGATCGCAACGCGTTTCACGATCCAGCAGACGAGTATCACCTCTCCGCGGCTGCAAAGCACTACATGGCGGGACTGCTTCATCATGCTCCTGCGTTCTCGGCAGTCACAAACCAGTGGGTCAACTCGTACAAGAGGCTGGTCTCGGGCTTCGAGGCACCCGTCTACATCTGCTGGGCACACAGGAACCGCTCGGCGCTCGTGCGCGTTCCGATGTACAAACCGGGCAAAGAGAAGGCGACCCGCATCGAGTTGCGTTCGCCCGATCCGGCGTGCAACCCGTACCTCGCCTTTGCCGTGATGCTGGCGGCCGGTCTTGATGGCATAGAACGCAAACTCGAATTGCCGGCTGGTGTCGTGGACGACGTCTATGAGATGACTGACAGCGAGCGTACGGCACACGGAATCGGGCAGCTCCCCGAGAACCTGCGCTCGGCCACTGACGCGCTCGAAAGCAGCGAACTCATGCGTGAGACGCTTGGCGCCCCGGTCATCGACTGGCTTGTTCGCAACCAGCGGATGGAGTGGCATCAGTACCGGACACGCGTCACGTCGTGGGAGCTGGAATCGTATCTGCCGTTGCTGTAG